A genomic region of Salvelinus namaycush isolate Seneca unplaced genomic scaffold, SaNama_1.0 Scaffold526, whole genome shotgun sequence contains the following coding sequences:
- the LOC120041750 gene encoding endonuclease domain-containing 1 protein-like isoform X1 has protein sequence MCWVPNQEPHTELTVHHCHFPGREKFCLKMCWVNKFSDVPDCEKFFLDGQTPNLPGILDGGTVQNQNRYKPICQKYKTIYRFATLYDTTNRIPVFSAYNFTGPGCNRTSQTWMIEPQLENFNIKEMKTQQELKVLNNKTDIRVDHQAADADYSATISSMDLDRGHLFPCKATPDDDTVRSTFTLTNVVPQERGFNRGRWCKMEGRFRVALMNCKNNNNQIEAYVVTGAVPNDNNVILNNRVNIPDLMWTAFCCYNNKIKKWMAGAYWGENKKDNGKILNLETLGALEVKLKKSYNVDIKVFHDKCPRKVNVQQVEHVDEVEPGKKTEGSGEGSNKMERTSGELKECDDEDGCDCDCDEK, from the exons ATGTGCTGGG tacccaaccagGAGCCTCATACAGAGCTCACAGTTCATCACTGTCATTTCCCTGGTAGGGAGAAGTTCTGCCTCAAAATGTGCTGGG TGAATAAGTTCAGTGATGTTCCAGATTGTGAGAAGTTCTTCCTGGATGGGCAAACTCCAAATCTCCCAGGTATTTTGGATGGTGGGACAGTCCAGAACCAGAACCGCTACAAGCCGATTTGCCAGAAGTACAAAACAATCTACAGGTTTGCAACTCTCTACGACACGACCAACAGGATCCCTGTGTTCTCAGCCTACAACTTCACTGGTCCTGGGTGCAACAGAACAAGTCAGACCTGGATGATAGAGCCCCAG CTTGAAAATTTTAATATAAAAGAGATGAAAACCCAACAAGAGTTGAAGGTGCTTAATAATAAAACAGACATAAGAGTCGACCATCAGGCTGCAGACGCAGACTACAGTGCAACAATAAGTAGCATGGATCTGGACAGAGGTCACCTGTTCCCATGTAAAGCCACACCTGATGATGATACCGTGAGGTCCACCTTCACCCTGACAAACGTCGTTCCCCAGGAAAGAGGCTTCAACCGAGGCAGATGGTGTAAAATGGAGGGCAGATTCAGAGTAGCTCTTATGAACTGTAAGAATAACAACAACCAGATAGAAGCCTATGTGGTGACTGGAGCAGTTCCCAACGACAACAACGTAATACTGAACAACAGAGTGAACATCCCAGATCTCATGTGGACAGCCTTCTGCTgttacaacaacaagatcaaGAAGTGGATGGCCGGAGCATACTGGGGGGAGAACAAAAAGGACAATGGTAAAATATTGAACCTGGAAACCTTGGGAGCACTCGAAGTCAAGTTGAAGAAAAGCTACAATGTTGATATCAAGGTGTTTCACGATAAATGTCCAAGAAAAGTTAATGTACAACAGGTTGAGCATGTAGATGAGGTTGAGCCGGGGAAAAAGACGGAAGGGAGCGGAGAGGGGAGTAATAAGATGGAGAGAACATCAGGGGAGTTAAAGGAATGTGATGACGAGGATGGATGTGATTGTGACTGTGATGAAAAGTAA
- the LOC120041752 gene encoding endonuclease domain-containing 1 protein-like — MMGVLNHLSTLLLLSLLPPALSHVVKKFSDVPQCKNFFMQGTTPNLPGILYDGIFKNEGRYKPICQKYNNIYRFATLYDTTNRIPVFSAYTFTGYTTGRPDDPWMIEPQLDGKKNINRTEMQIQEGGRYEHQAEQNDYKISEYKVNKGHLFPSSHAHDLDTQKSTFTLTNIVPQDITFNDGSWKEMERNVRGTLVNNCKDANDQIKAYVVTGAVPNNNKTKLNNRVNIPYLMWTAFCCENKKYMKNKKWMAGAYWGENKEGTGALDQQTLGALEIMLNRYYKGKDGPVKVFPEDCPRGP; from the exons atgatgggggtattgaatcatctctctactctcctccttctctctctccttcctcctgctctctctcatgTAGTGAAGAAGTTCAGTGATGTTCCACAGTGCAAGAATTTCTTCATGCAGGGAACAACTCCAAATCTCCCAGGTATTTTGTATGATGGGATATTCAAGAACGAGGGCCGCTACAAGCCGATTTGCCAGAAGTACAACAACATCTACAGGTTTGCTACTCTCTACGACACGACCAACAGGATCCCTGTGTTCTCAGCCTACACCTTCACTGGTTATACAACGGGTCGACCAGATGATCCCTGGATGATAGAGCCCCAG CTCGACGGGAAGAAAAACATAAACCGCACTGAAATGCAGATACAAGAGGGAGGCAGATACGAACACCAGGCTGAGCAAAATGACTATAAAATCTCAGAATATAAAGTGAACAAAGGTCACCTCTTCCCAAGTTCACATGCTCATGACCTTGATACTCAGAAGTCCACCTTTACCCTGACCAACATCGTTCCCCAGGACATCACCTTCAACGATGGCAGCTGGAAAGAAATGGAGAGAAATGTCAGAGGAACTCTTGTGAATAACTGTAAGGATGCTAACGACCAGATAAAAGCCTATGTGGTGACTGGAGCAGttcccaacaacaacaaaaccaaACTGAACAACCGAGTGAACATCCCGTATCTCATGTGGACAGCCTTCTGCTGTGAAAACAAGAAGTACATGAAGAACAAGAAGTGGATGGCCGGAGCATACTGGGGGGAGAACAAGGAGGGGACGGGGGCATTGGATCAACAAACCTTGGGAGCACTCGAAATCATGTTGAACAGATATTACAAAGGTAAAGATGGTCCTGTCAAGGTGTTCCCAGAAGATTGTCCAAGAGGTCCTTAA
- the LOC120041750 gene encoding endonuclease domain-containing 1 protein-like isoform X2, translating into MCWVNKFSDVPDCEKFFLDGQTPNLPGILDGGTVQNQNRYKPICQKYKTIYRFATLYDTTNRIPVFSAYNFTGPGCNRTSQTWMIEPQLENFNIKEMKTQQELKVLNNKTDIRVDHQAADADYSATISSMDLDRGHLFPCKATPDDDTVRSTFTLTNVVPQERGFNRGRWCKMEGRFRVALMNCKNNNNQIEAYVVTGAVPNDNNVILNNRVNIPDLMWTAFCCYNNKIKKWMAGAYWGENKKDNGKILNLETLGALEVKLKKSYNVDIKVFHDKCPRKVNVQQVEHVDEVEPGKKTEGSGEGSNKMERTSGELKECDDEDGCDCDCDEK; encoded by the exons ATGTGCTGGG TGAATAAGTTCAGTGATGTTCCAGATTGTGAGAAGTTCTTCCTGGATGGGCAAACTCCAAATCTCCCAGGTATTTTGGATGGTGGGACAGTCCAGAACCAGAACCGCTACAAGCCGATTTGCCAGAAGTACAAAACAATCTACAGGTTTGCAACTCTCTACGACACGACCAACAGGATCCCTGTGTTCTCAGCCTACAACTTCACTGGTCCTGGGTGCAACAGAACAAGTCAGACCTGGATGATAGAGCCCCAG CTTGAAAATTTTAATATAAAAGAGATGAAAACCCAACAAGAGTTGAAGGTGCTTAATAATAAAACAGACATAAGAGTCGACCATCAGGCTGCAGACGCAGACTACAGTGCAACAATAAGTAGCATGGATCTGGACAGAGGTCACCTGTTCCCATGTAAAGCCACACCTGATGATGATACCGTGAGGTCCACCTTCACCCTGACAAACGTCGTTCCCCAGGAAAGAGGCTTCAACCGAGGCAGATGGTGTAAAATGGAGGGCAGATTCAGAGTAGCTCTTATGAACTGTAAGAATAACAACAACCAGATAGAAGCCTATGTGGTGACTGGAGCAGTTCCCAACGACAACAACGTAATACTGAACAACAGAGTGAACATCCCAGATCTCATGTGGACAGCCTTCTGCTgttacaacaacaagatcaaGAAGTGGATGGCCGGAGCATACTGGGGGGAGAACAAAAAGGACAATGGTAAAATATTGAACCTGGAAACCTTGGGAGCACTCGAAGTCAAGTTGAAGAAAAGCTACAATGTTGATATCAAGGTGTTTCACGATAAATGTCCAAGAAAAGTTAATGTACAACAGGTTGAGCATGTAGATGAGGTTGAGCCGGGGAAAAAGACGGAAGGGAGCGGAGAGGGGAGTAATAAGATGGAGAGAACATCAGGGGAGTTAAAGGAATGTGATGACGAGGATGGATGTGATTGTGACTGTGATGAAAAGTAA